The Afipia massiliensis genome has a segment encoding these proteins:
- a CDS encoding malonyl-CoA decarboxylase codes for MATLGLDRASLSNLLTTLTARGRSLLGLSNGARAMSQAELIGLSETLLSRRGEATGVALANTLLAGYSAASEADQLAFLNALADLFGPDMEELNAALAAVRDNGTSPDAVSKLLKAAEPRRQELIRRLNLAPGGTASLVRMREALLAHIKDHPALKHVDSDFVHLFASWFNRGFLVLQRIDWTTPANILEKIIRYEQVHAISNWDDLRSRLAPSDRRCYGFFHPQLVDEPLIFVEVALTRESPAAIAPLLDLTRAPIAASDATTAVFYSISNTQKGLGGISFGNFLIKQVVEDIKRELPNVQTFVTLSPVPGFAAWLKRERAAENSPLLDAPTRAALAALDTPGWADDPDIAEQVKAELLPLASYYFIEAKGSRGHPLDPVARFHLGNGAQLERLNFLGDRSEKGMQQSHGLMVNYLYALDKIEANHEAYAEKGQIASSSAVRKILPVHALMEASASV; via the coding sequence ATGGCGACCCTCGGACTGGACCGCGCCTCCCTGAGCAATCTTCTGACCACGCTGACCGCGCGGGGCCGCAGCCTGCTTGGCCTGTCGAACGGCGCACGCGCGATGTCGCAAGCCGAACTGATCGGGCTCAGCGAAACCCTGCTGTCGCGGCGCGGCGAAGCCACCGGCGTCGCGCTCGCCAATACCTTGCTGGCCGGCTATTCCGCTGCGAGCGAAGCCGACCAGCTTGCCTTCCTCAATGCCCTCGCCGACCTGTTCGGCCCGGACATGGAGGAGTTGAACGCGGCGCTGGCCGCGGTGCGCGACAATGGCACCTCACCTGACGCCGTCAGCAAGCTTTTGAAGGCGGCAGAGCCGCGCAGGCAGGAACTGATCCGACGGCTCAATCTTGCGCCGGGCGGCACCGCCTCACTGGTGCGGATGCGCGAGGCCTTGCTGGCGCATATCAAGGATCATCCGGCGCTCAAACATGTCGACAGCGATTTCGTGCATCTGTTTGCGTCGTGGTTCAACAGGGGTTTTCTCGTGCTGCAACGGATCGACTGGACCACGCCCGCGAACATTCTGGAAAAGATCATTCGCTACGAGCAGGTGCATGCCATCTCGAACTGGGACGATCTGCGAAGCCGCCTCGCACCGTCTGACCGCCGCTGCTATGGCTTCTTCCATCCGCAGCTTGTCGATGAGCCGCTGATCTTCGTCGAGGTCGCGCTGACGCGCGAGAGCCCGGCGGCGATCGCGCCGCTGCTCGATCTGACGCGTGCGCCGATTGCAGCCAGCGACGCCACAACGGCGGTGTTCTATTCGATTTCAAATACCCAGAAGGGCCTCGGCGGCATTTCTTTCGGCAACTTCCTGATCAAGCAGGTGGTCGAGGACATCAAGCGCGAACTGCCGAACGTTCAAACCTTCGTGACGCTTTCGCCGGTTCCGGGATTCGCTGCCTGGCTGAAGCGCGAACGCGCCGCCGAGAACTCGCCGCTGCTCGATGCGCCGACGCGCGCCGCACTCGCAGCGCTGGATACGCCGGGCTGGGCCGACGATCCTGACATCGCCGAACAGGTCAAGGCCGAGCTGCTGCCGCTGGCGTCGTACTACTTCATCGAAGCCAAGGGTTCGCGCGGCCATCCGCTCGATCCGGTCGCACGTTTTCATCTCGGCAACGGTGCGCAACTGGAACGGCTGAATTTCCTTGGCGACCGTTCCGAAAAGGGCATGCAGCAATCGCACGGGCTGATGGTCAACTATCTCTACGCGCTCGACAAGATCGAGGCGAACCACGAAGCCTATGCCGAAAAGGGTCAGATTGCATCGTCGTCCGCTGTTCGTAAGATACTTCCCGTCCACGCGCTCATGGAAGCATCGGCGAGCGTGTAG
- a CDS encoding pirin family protein, with the protein MSWMPSNDPILGDPQTCDALELIIVPRTRDLGDGFAVRRALPHGKRQMVGPFIFFDHFGPVQFVAGKGMDVRPHPHIGLATVTYLFDGSIMHRDSEGNIQEIQPGAMNLMTAGRGIAHSERTPDVQRANGQSMLGLQSWIALPVGREEIAPSFQHFGAEVLPTVQDAGFKARIIAGSSFGAKSPVDMVSEWFYVEVALDEGMRVPLDADHEERAIYVVDGEIEITGEKFEGPRLLIFRPGDRITVKATRRARMMFLGGAALEGPRHIWWNFVSSSKERIEEAKADWKAGRFAHVPNEHEFIPLPE; encoded by the coding sequence ATGAGCTGGATGCCCTCAAACGATCCGATCCTCGGCGACCCGCAGACCTGCGACGCGCTCGAACTCATCATCGTGCCGCGCACCCGCGACCTAGGCGACGGCTTTGCGGTGCGCCGCGCACTGCCACACGGCAAGCGGCAGATGGTTGGCCCTTTCATTTTCTTCGATCACTTCGGCCCCGTGCAATTCGTCGCCGGCAAGGGCATGGACGTGCGCCCGCATCCCCATATCGGCCTCGCCACTGTCACGTATCTGTTCGACGGCAGCATCATGCATCGCGACAGCGAGGGCAATATTCAGGAAATTCAGCCCGGCGCGATGAACCTGATGACCGCCGGTCGCGGCATCGCCCATTCCGAGCGCACGCCCGACGTGCAGCGCGCCAACGGCCAGAGCATGCTCGGGCTGCAAAGCTGGATCGCACTGCCGGTCGGCAGGGAGGAGATCGCCCCGTCGTTTCAGCATTTCGGCGCAGAGGTATTGCCCACGGTGCAGGATGCCGGCTTCAAGGCGCGCATCATTGCGGGATCATCGTTCGGAGCGAAATCGCCGGTCGATATGGTCTCGGAGTGGTTCTATGTGGAAGTCGCGTTGGACGAAGGCATGCGCGTCCCGCTCGACGCCGACCACGAAGAACGCGCGATCTATGTCGTCGACGGCGAGATCGAAATCACCGGCGAGAAATTCGAAGGCCCGCGGCTGCTGATTTTCCGCCCCGGCGACCGCATCACCGTGAAGGCGACGCGCCGCGCGCGGATGATGTTCTTAGGGGGAGCCGCACTGGAAGGCCCGCGTCACATCTGGTGGAATTTCGTCTCCTCGAGCAAGGAACGCATCGAGGAGGCCAAGGCCGACTGGAAGGCGGGACGCTTCGCCCATGTGCCGAACGAGCATGAGTTCATTCCGCTGCCGGAATAA
- a CDS encoding SDR family NAD(P)-dependent oxidoreductase, producing the protein MGIFDLSGRVAVVTGGNGGIGLGIAQALAEAGGTVSIWGRNADRNAQAVASITSKGGKAEARVCDVTDAASVKAAMKATLDTLGRVDGCFANAGIGGGGRHAFIDRTEEDWRKMFATNLDGVFHVFQAAARHMTERAAKGDAFGRLVATSSMASLFGTARNEHYAATKAAINALIRALAVEQARYGITANAILPGWIKSEMTEGLMANDKFVGNVMPRIPVRRFGEPSDFGGIAVYLMSKASSYHTADSILIDGGYTVF; encoded by the coding sequence ATGGGCATTTTCGATCTGAGCGGCCGTGTGGCGGTGGTGACCGGCGGCAATGGCGGCATTGGTCTTGGCATCGCACAGGCATTGGCGGAGGCGGGTGGCACGGTGTCGATCTGGGGTCGCAATGCCGACAGGAATGCGCAGGCTGTTGCTTCGATCACCAGCAAGGGCGGCAAGGCCGAGGCGCGCGTTTGCGATGTCACCGACGCTGCGTCGGTGAAGGCTGCGATGAAAGCCACGCTCGACACGCTCGGCCGCGTCGATGGCTGTTTCGCCAATGCCGGGATCGGCGGCGGTGGACGGCACGCCTTCATCGATCGCACGGAAGAAGACTGGCGCAAGATGTTCGCCACCAATCTCGACGGCGTGTTTCACGTGTTTCAGGCTGCGGCGCGGCACATGACCGAGCGCGCGGCAAAAGGTGATGCTTTCGGGCGGCTGGTGGCGACATCCAGTATGGCGTCGCTGTTCGGCACGGCACGTAACGAACACTACGCGGCGACAAAGGCTGCTATCAATGCGCTGATCCGCGCGCTCGCGGTCGAACAGGCGCGTTACGGCATCACTGCCAACGCGATCCTGCCGGGCTGGATCAAGAGCGAGATGACCGAAGGCCTGATGGCAAATGATAAGTTTGTCGGCAACGTGATGCCGCGCATTCCGGTGCGGCGGTTCGGCGAGCCGTCGGACTTCGGCGGCATCGCGGTTTACCTCATGAGCAAGGCCTCATCGTATCACACCGCGGATAGCATCCTGATCGATGGCGGCTACACGGTGTTCTAG
- a CDS encoding enoyl-CoA hydratase/isomerase has product MQFKHCRLEFDGPVATLVLDHQEVMNAVSMDMLAGLTEAMDTIDEKRDEVRCLVITGAGKAFCTGANLQGRNDTSGKRQSAGTSLETGFHPFLRRLRNLHCPIVSSVNGPAAGAGMSFALMGDLIVCARSSYFLQAFRRIGLVPDCGSTWILPRLIGKARSVELSLMGERLPAEKALEWGLVNRVVDDAALAEETRKLAHDLANGPTVALSLIRRLYWESENNSFEEQLDLEQQFQRVAGRSEDFKEGVGAFLEKRPAKFKGR; this is encoded by the coding sequence ATGCAGTTCAAACATTGCCGGCTGGAATTCGACGGCCCCGTCGCAACCCTTGTGCTCGACCATCAGGAAGTCATGAACGCGGTGTCGATGGACATGCTCGCGGGCCTCACTGAGGCAATGGATACAATCGACGAGAAACGCGACGAGGTCCGCTGCCTCGTCATCACCGGTGCCGGCAAGGCATTCTGCACCGGCGCCAACCTGCAGGGCCGCAACGATACCAGCGGCAAGCGACAGAGTGCCGGCACCTCGCTGGAAACCGGATTCCATCCGTTCCTGCGCCGCCTGCGCAATCTGCATTGTCCGATCGTCAGTTCGGTGAACGGCCCCGCGGCCGGCGCGGGCATGAGCTTCGCGCTGATGGGCGACCTTATCGTGTGTGCGCGGTCATCGTATTTTCTGCAAGCGTTCCGGCGCATCGGCCTGGTGCCGGACTGCGGATCGACCTGGATCCTGCCGCGTCTGATCGGCAAGGCCCGCTCGGTCGAATTGTCATTGATGGGCGAACGGCTTCCCGCCGAGAAGGCGCTGGAATGGGGATTGGTCAACCGCGTGGTGGACGATGCGGCGCTGGCCGAGGAAACCAGGAAGCTTGCGCATGATCTGGCCAACGGTCCCACAGTGGCGCTGTCGCTGATCCGCCGCCTGTACTGGGAGAGCGAGAACAACTCGTTCGAGGAGCAACTCGATCTCGAGCAGCAATTCCAGCGCGTCGCAGGCCGCAGCGAAGACTTCAAGGAAGGTGTCGGCGCGTTCCTCGAAAAGCGCCCGGCCAAGTTCAAGGGGCGCTGA
- a CDS encoding SLC26A/SulP transporter family protein → MSRVAFPSANSVSSPNVKLRQWLNDIFASAAPAVLTVSFGLSYSVLIFSGPLVPYLPYGIAATFTATAIIAVVVALGSTFPFAVGAPETSTAAVTGILAASLIEHIAAADPSAQLLGPVLLTLSAATIITGIVLCSMGLTRIGRAIRYVPYPVIGGFLGATALLIALGGVRVIADRPLRFDTLTSLADPMTMYQLLAGAALAFMIYLMWHRSRNPLALPAILIGGIVMAHIAFHVAGTSLEQAQVLGWTFQSPPRASLTTPWHLSDIQNFPWQALPGLVGNLIAVIFVTAISTLFNTTGLEVATGREANLERELTVAGTANILSGLFGGYAGCLSLSRSLLNVSGGATGRISGLAVAAVAVIMLVADPALLSYMPKFILGGLLIYLGVDQLNRWIVESRRRLSTLEYLSLLAIIVIIMTWGFIAGVLIGIVIGCATFALSASRISSIKFGFNGAEYRSSLDRSRHDLALLSAHGKEIHGLNLQSYLFFGSANRLYQHVRTLLLHHPECRYLVFDFKLVTGIDSSAAYSFAQIRRSALESSVKLVLVNLPRTTEKMLRSGEFLSGDILVMPELDHALEWCENEIIARHSGLEQEEGDLQSWFTRILGSEHDAAELARRCERIEVGAFEVIARAGDPADSMLFILNGRIGVTVEAGDGRTTRVRSLGRRTTVGEMGLVSRQPRSATIQAEIDSVLYVLRADAFNALTAGNPQLGQKLLTYFMSVMAERLAFASRMIGALRR, encoded by the coding sequence ATGTCCCGCGTGGCCTTCCCCTCCGCTAACTCCGTTTCCAGCCCCAACGTGAAGCTGCGCCAGTGGCTGAACGATATCTTCGCCAGCGCAGCACCTGCAGTTCTGACGGTGTCCTTCGGACTGTCCTATTCGGTGCTGATCTTCAGCGGTCCGCTGGTGCCGTACCTGCCCTACGGTATCGCAGCGACATTCACGGCGACTGCGATCATCGCCGTGGTGGTCGCGCTGGGCAGCACGTTTCCCTTCGCCGTCGGCGCCCCTGAAACCTCCACGGCAGCAGTAACAGGCATCCTGGCGGCATCGCTGATCGAACACATCGCGGCGGCCGATCCCTCGGCGCAGCTCCTCGGCCCGGTACTTCTGACGCTTTCCGCTGCCACGATCATCACGGGGATCGTGCTGTGCAGCATGGGCCTCACCCGGATCGGCCGCGCGATCCGGTACGTGCCTTATCCGGTGATCGGCGGATTCCTCGGCGCGACCGCGCTCCTGATCGCACTCGGCGGCGTCCGGGTCATTGCCGATCGTCCTCTGCGATTCGACACGCTCACCTCGCTCGCAGATCCCATGACGATGTACCAGCTTCTCGCAGGAGCCGCGCTGGCGTTCATGATCTATCTGATGTGGCACCGCTCCCGTAATCCCCTCGCGCTTCCGGCCATCCTGATCGGCGGCATTGTGATGGCTCACATCGCCTTCCATGTCGCTGGTACTTCGCTGGAGCAGGCTCAGGTACTCGGCTGGACGTTTCAGTCGCCGCCGCGCGCCAGCCTGACAACACCATGGCATCTGAGCGACATTCAGAATTTTCCCTGGCAGGCGCTGCCGGGGCTGGTCGGCAATCTCATTGCGGTCATTTTCGTCACCGCGATCAGCACGCTGTTCAACACCACGGGCCTGGAGGTCGCGACCGGCCGCGAGGCGAATCTCGAGCGTGAGCTAACCGTGGCGGGAACAGCCAATATCCTGTCCGGACTTTTCGGCGGCTATGCGGGATGCCTCTCCCTCAGCCGGTCGCTGCTCAATGTCAGCGGCGGCGCGACGGGCCGCATCTCGGGGCTCGCTGTCGCCGCCGTCGCGGTGATCATGCTTGTGGCCGACCCTGCGCTGCTGAGCTACATGCCCAAATTCATCCTCGGCGGCCTGCTGATCTATCTCGGCGTGGATCAGCTCAATCGCTGGATTGTCGAATCGCGGCGCCGGCTTTCCACTCTGGAATACCTGTCGCTGCTCGCGATCATTGTCATCATCATGACGTGGGGATTCATCGCCGGCGTTCTGATCGGAATCGTGATCGGTTGCGCGACATTCGCCCTGAGTGCGTCGCGCATCAGCTCCATCAAGTTCGGCTTCAACGGAGCGGAGTATCGCAGCTCGCTCGATCGCTCGCGGCATGACCTCGCGCTGCTGAGCGCTCACGGCAAGGAAATTCACGGACTCAACCTGCAAAGCTATTTGTTCTTCGGTTCGGCCAACCGGCTTTACCAGCACGTCCGGACGCTGCTGCTGCACCATCCCGAGTGCCGATATCTGGTGTTCGATTTCAAGCTCGTGACCGGGATCGATTCATCTGCCGCCTACAGTTTCGCCCAGATCCGGCGCTCGGCACTCGAAAGCAGCGTCAAACTGGTTCTCGTCAATCTGCCGCGGACAACCGAGAAAATGCTGCGCTCGGGAGAGTTTCTGTCCGGCGACATCCTGGTGATGCCGGAGCTCGACCATGCGCTGGAGTGGTGTGAGAACGAAATCATCGCCCGGCACAGCGGCCTGGAGCAGGAAGAAGGCGATCTGCAAAGCTGGTTCACAAGAATTCTCGGCAGCGAACACGACGCGGCTGAACTTGCACGGCGTTGCGAACGTATCGAGGTCGGCGCGTTTGAAGTCATCGCCCGCGCGGGTGACCCGGCCGACTCGATGTTGTTTATTCTGAACGGCCGGATTGGCGTGACCGTCGAGGCCGGTGACGGCCGCACCACGCGGGTGCGAAGCCTGGGACGGCGAACCACAGTCGGGGAAATGGGGTTGGTTTCACGTCAACCGCGAAGCGCCACGATCCAGGCGGAAATCGACAGCGTTCTTTATGTGCTGCGCGCCGACGCCTTCAACGCATTGACGGCCGGCAACCCGCAACTCGGCCAAAAACTTCTGACCTACTTCATGTCGGTAATGGCCGAGCGGCTTGCTTTCGCGAGCCGCATGATCGGCGCGCTACGCCGCTAA
- a CDS encoding adenosine kinase, whose amino-acid sequence MTAATYDVLGIGNAIFDILVQTDDAFLGQHGMAKGSMALIDEARATAIYAAMGPAIEMSGGSAANTIFGVAGFGAKAAYVGKVKDDQIGRMYSHDIRAANVAFTTAAATDGPATGCSYILVTPDGERTMNTYLGAAQDLSPADIDPAQIAASSIVYLEGYLWDPANAKEAFLKASKIAHDNKRSVALTLSDAFCVGRYRDEFLDLIRTKTVDLVFANEAELTSLYQTDDFDKALAQLRNDAELAVVTRSEKGCVVVAKDKVTPVPAFPVKQVVDTTGAGDLFAAGFLFGIVRGLSHEQCGRLGALAAAEVIQHIGARPQASLKALAQTAGLPI is encoded by the coding sequence ATGACCGCAGCGACATACGACGTTCTCGGGATCGGCAACGCCATCTTCGATATTCTGGTGCAGACCGACGATGCTTTTCTCGGCCAGCACGGCATGGCCAAGGGCTCGATGGCGCTGATCGACGAGGCGCGTGCCACTGCGATCTACGCGGCCATGGGTCCGGCCATCGAGATGTCGGGCGGCTCGGCCGCGAACACGATTTTCGGCGTGGCCGGTTTTGGCGCGAAGGCTGCGTATGTCGGCAAGGTCAAGGACGACCAGATCGGCCGCATGTACAGCCACGACATTCGCGCGGCGAACGTCGCGTTCACGACGGCGGCTGCGACGGACGGCCCGGCCACCGGATGTTCTTATATTCTGGTGACGCCGGACGGCGAGCGCACCATGAACACCTATCTCGGCGCGGCGCAGGACCTGTCGCCTGCCGATATCGATCCGGCGCAGATCGCGGCGTCCTCGATCGTCTATCTCGAAGGCTATCTGTGGGACCCGGCCAATGCGAAAGAGGCATTTCTCAAAGCCTCCAAAATCGCTCACGACAACAAGCGCAGCGTGGCGCTGACGCTGTCGGACGCTTTTTGTGTCGGCCGTTACCGCGACGAATTCCTCGACCTGATCCGGACCAAAACGGTCGATCTGGTGTTCGCCAACGAGGCTGAACTGACTTCGCTCTATCAGACCGACGATTTCGACAAGGCGCTGGCGCAATTGCGCAACGATGCGGAGCTCGCTGTCGTCACCCGCAGCGAAAAGGGCTGCGTGGTTGTTGCGAAGGACAAGGTAACGCCGGTCCCGGCATTTCCGGTGAAGCAGGTGGTGGACACCACCGGCGCGGGCGACCTGTTCGCCGCCGGATTCCTGTTCGGCATCGTACGCGGTCTCAGTCATGAGCAGTGCGGGCGGCTTGGCGCGCTGGCCGCCGCCGAGGTGATCCAGCATATCGGCGCGCGGCCGCAGGCGTCGCTGAAGGCGTTGGCGCAGACAGCGGGCCTGCCGATCTAG
- the murJ gene encoding murein biosynthesis integral membrane protein MurJ, with product MIRHILTVSTGTLASRTLGFIRDALIAALLGAGPIADAFLVAFQFINVTRRSFTEGALNAALVPHYLRVRESEGAVAAAAFAGRVLGSVSLILIGIALVLTLLMPLVITVLAPGFVGRETLQFAIDDARLMMPYFAFVGPSIVMIGVLNAEHRFMLTAFSPVLFNITMIVVLIVLLVWRHDPLFSATVIAGAVGVAGCLQMLILIQRRPWRDGIATPIRISFDPQIRGFLRKGIPGMVANAGPQFLIVAGAIIASSTPAAVSWLYFANRLIELPLGMVGVAMGTVLVPELTRAIRSGDRKALMQAESRGAELATALVLPATLGLTLLSEPIIRVLFERGAFTPADTVATAQALSILALGLPAHVLVKVLAPAFFAREDTKTPLAATLLGIATAVVCGLFFGHAYGASGVAASISLGAWCCAAVLAWRGAATFGFSIDATARRRLPRIAICAGAMGAMLFLAESFVSPVTATAGFAAQITILGGLVAAGVSFYGLLLDLFGVVSWGEAISNLRDGGLRE from the coding sequence ATGATCCGTCACATCCTCACCGTATCGACCGGAACGCTGGCGTCGCGAACGCTGGGGTTCATCCGCGATGCCCTGATCGCGGCGCTGCTCGGCGCCGGCCCGATCGCAGACGCATTTCTGGTCGCCTTCCAGTTCATCAACGTGACGCGCCGCTCCTTCACCGAGGGCGCGCTGAACGCGGCGCTGGTGCCGCATTATCTGCGCGTGCGGGAATCCGAAGGCGCGGTCGCGGCAGCGGCCTTCGCGGGACGCGTGCTCGGCAGCGTCAGTCTCATTCTGATCGGCATCGCGCTGGTGCTGACCTTGCTGATGCCGCTCGTCATCACGGTGCTTGCGCCGGGGTTCGTCGGCCGTGAAACGCTGCAGTTCGCCATCGACGACGCACGGCTGATGATGCCCTATTTCGCGTTTGTCGGTCCCTCCATCGTGATGATCGGTGTCCTGAACGCCGAACACCGTTTCATGCTCACCGCGTTTTCGCCGGTGCTGTTCAACATCACCATGATCGTCGTGCTGATCGTGCTGCTGGTCTGGCGGCACGATCCGCTGTTCTCGGCCACCGTGATCGCGGGCGCGGTCGGCGTCGCCGGCTGTCTGCAAATGCTGATTCTGATTCAGCGCAGGCCATGGCGCGACGGCATCGCCACACCGATACGGATTTCATTTGACCCGCAAATTCGCGGATTTCTGCGCAAGGGCATCCCCGGCATGGTGGCCAATGCCGGCCCGCAATTCCTGATCGTAGCCGGCGCCATCATCGCTTCAAGCACGCCCGCCGCGGTGTCGTGGCTCTATTTCGCCAACCGCCTGATCGAACTGCCGCTCGGCATGGTCGGTGTGGCGATGGGCACGGTGCTGGTGCCGGAACTTACCCGCGCCATCCGCAGCGGTGATCGGAAAGCCTTGATGCAGGCCGAATCCCGCGGGGCTGAACTCGCGACCGCGCTGGTCTTGCCGGCGACGCTCGGCCTGACCTTGCTCAGCGAACCGATCATCCGCGTGCTGTTCGAGCGTGGCGCATTCACACCGGCGGACACCGTTGCCACCGCACAGGCACTCTCGATTCTCGCCCTTGGCCTGCCGGCCCACGTTCTGGTCAAGGTGCTGGCTCCGGCGTTCTTCGCGCGCGAGGACACCAAGACTCCGCTGGCTGCAACGCTGCTCGGCATCGCAACGGCGGTGGTGTGCGGATTGTTCTTCGGGCACGCCTATGGCGCGAGCGGCGTCGCCGCCAGTATCTCGCTCGGTGCATGGTGCTGCGCAGCCGTGCTGGCCTGGCGCGGCGCGGCAACCTTCGGCTTTTCCATCGACGCCACCGCGCGGCGGCGGCTGCCGCGCATCGCGATATGCGCGGGGGCGATGGGCGCGATGCTTTTCCTCGCCGAATCCTTCGTTTCCCCGGTAACGGCCACGGCAGGCTTTGCGGCCCAGATCACCATTCTCGGCGGGCTGGTGGCGGCCGGCGTGTCGTTTTACGGCCTGCTGCTGGACCTGTTCGGCGTGGTGAGCTGGGGTGAAGCCATCAGTAATTTGCGCGATGGCGGCTTGCGCGAGTAG
- the trpS gene encoding tryptophan--tRNA ligase has product MVAKELVFSGVQPTGNLHLGNYLGAIVNFVKLQDTHNCIYCVVDLHAITVWQDPAELTRTIREVTAAFIASGIDPKKHIVFNQSQVSEHAELAWVFNCVARLGWLNRMTQFKEKAGKDRENASVGLYAYPNLMAADILVYRATHVPVGEDQKQHLELARDIAQKFNNDFSDSIRAHNFGEKFFPMPEPLITGPATRVMSLRDGTKKMSKSDPSDYSRINLTDDADSIAQKVRKAKTDPEPLPSEEEGLKNRPEADNLVGIYAALSGQPRPDVLREFGGGQFSGFKSTLVDLAVSKLGPIGAEMKKLTQDTAYVDAVLADGADRARVIAAETMNAVKDIVGLIRKK; this is encoded by the coding sequence ATGGTTGCAAAAGAACTGGTTTTTTCGGGCGTCCAGCCGACGGGCAATCTGCACCTCGGCAACTATCTCGGCGCCATCGTCAACTTCGTCAAACTCCAGGACACCCACAACTGCATCTACTGCGTGGTGGATCTGCATGCCATTACCGTCTGGCAGGACCCGGCCGAACTGACGCGCACGATCCGCGAGGTCACCGCGGCCTTCATCGCCAGTGGCATCGATCCGAAAAAGCACATTGTGTTCAACCAGAGCCAGGTTTCCGAACACGCTGAACTCGCCTGGGTGTTCAACTGCGTGGCGCGGCTGGGCTGGCTGAACCGCATGACCCAGTTCAAGGAGAAGGCCGGCAAGGACCGCGAAAACGCATCGGTCGGCCTCTACGCCTATCCGAACCTGATGGCCGCCGACATTCTCGTCTATCGCGCGACCCATGTGCCGGTCGGCGAAGACCAGAAGCAGCACCTGGAACTGGCGCGCGACATTGCGCAAAAATTCAACAACGACTTTTCTGACTCGATCCGCGCGCACAATTTCGGCGAGAAGTTCTTCCCGATGCCGGAGCCGCTGATCACCGGCCCCGCCACGCGGGTGATGTCGCTGCGCGACGGCACCAAGAAGATGTCGAAGTCGGATCCATCCGATTACTCGCGCATCAACCTCACCGACGATGCCGACAGCATCGCGCAAAAAGTCCGCAAGGCGAAAACCGATCCGGAGCCGTTGCCGAGCGAGGAAGAGGGCCTGAAGAACCGTCCCGAGGCCGACAATCTGGTCGGCATCTATGCTGCGTTGTCGGGACAGCCCCGGCCGGATGTGCTGCGAGAATTCGGCGGCGGACAATTCTCGGGCTTCAAGTCAACGCTGGTTGATCTTGCGGTTTCCAAGCTCGGGCCGATTGGCGCCGAGATGAAGAAACTGACACAGGACACCGCCTATGTGGACGCTGTGCTGGCTGACGGCGCGGACCGGGCCCGCGTCATCGCAGCCGAAACCATGAATGCGGTGAAGGACATCGTTGGCTTGATCCGCAAGAAGTAA
- a CDS encoding universal stress protein, translating into MSSQRRSYEQGHKPKCLVVVDDTAEGDRAVYYASRWAVRVGGGVVMLRVIDTGDRNQQWLGVADIMRAEAEEIANAALDRASGRANGIAAITPERVIREGDPGEQILDVIDKDVDIAMLVLAASAGAEGPGPIITLLAKSAGTFPIPITVVPGSLSDIDLDSLS; encoded by the coding sequence ATGAGCAGCCAGCGACGAAGCTACGAGCAGGGCCACAAGCCGAAATGTCTGGTCGTCGTTGACGACACCGCGGAGGGCGACCGCGCGGTGTATTACGCAAGCCGCTGGGCAGTCCGTGTCGGCGGCGGCGTCGTGATGCTGCGTGTCATCGACACTGGCGACCGTAATCAGCAATGGCTTGGCGTGGCCGACATCATGCGCGCGGAGGCCGAGGAGATCGCCAATGCGGCGCTCGACCGCGCCTCAGGCCGCGCCAACGGCATCGCGGCCATCACGCCGGAGCGTGTGATCCGCGAAGGCGACCCCGGCGAGCAGATTCTCGACGTCATCGACAAGGACGTCGACATTGCGATGCTTGTCCTGGCGGCCAGCGCAGGCGCAGAGGGGCCGGGCCCGATTATCACCCTGCTGGCGAAAAGCGCCGGGACATTTCCGATTCCGATCACCGTGGTCCCGGGCAGCCTCAGCGATATCGACCTCGACTCGCTGTCATAA
- a CDS encoding NifU family protein: protein MFIQTEATPNPATLKFIPGRAVLDSGTMEFTDRDSATRSPLAERLFAVPGVTGVFYGSDFVTVTKDDSDWQHLKPAILGVIMEHYMSGAPLLADGQVADGDAPHAEEFFSEADTETVAVIKDLLETRIRPAVASDGGDITFRGFKDGIVYLDMKGSCAGCPSSTATLKHGIQNLLKHFIPDVVEVRPM, encoded by the coding sequence ATGTTTATCCAGACCGAAGCGACGCCTAATCCCGCCACCCTGAAGTTCATTCCCGGCCGTGCCGTGCTCGACAGCGGCACCATGGAATTCACCGACCGCGACTCCGCCACCCGCTCGCCGTTGGCCGAACGGCTGTTCGCCGTGCCGGGCGTCACCGGGGTGTTTTACGGCTCCGATTTCGTGACCGTCACCAAGGACGACAGCGACTGGCAGCACCTCAAGCCTGCGATCCTTGGCGTCATCATGGAACACTATATGTCCGGCGCGCCGCTGCTCGCCGACGGCCAGGTCGCGGACGGCGACGCGCCGCACGCCGAGGAATTCTTCAGCGAGGCCGACACCGAGACGGTCGCAGTTATCAAGGACCTGCTTGAGACGCGCATCCGTCCGGCGGTCGCCAGCGACGGCGGCGACATCACCTTCCGCGGCTTCAAGGACGGTATCGTCTATCTCGACATGAAGGGCTCCTGCGCCGGCTGTCCGTCATCGACCGCGACGCTGAAGCACGGCATCCAGAACCTGTTGAAGCACTTCATTCCGGACGTGGTCGAAGTCCGGCCGATGTGA